Proteins found in one Mustela lutreola isolate mMusLut2 chromosome 10, mMusLut2.pri, whole genome shotgun sequence genomic segment:
- the ESPN gene encoding espin isoform X8, with translation MYSRGPPGGAPMPCTKSFNMMSPTGDNSELLAEIKAGKSLKPTPQSKGLTTVFSGSGQPISQSDSPLPPASPAPLRARSPTPPAAGPQPLLNGSVAPAPPATPAPGVQLDVEALIPTHDEQGRPIPEWKRQVMVRKLQLKMQEEEEQRRKLTAASSCCYPREGWRYSSAHNAILGPFGELMTEADILRIEQQIENLQVLHKAQKLEARLEQLELELEQLLPISAALSAPRFTVDPRRMHGRAASLPAWCSKISTLLKSMATLLAALGGRPAHLAELLAADTGQPLAPLPDAPWRPGPLCLGRSHSLSWCREAVAREILECGVSVQHLRAVYELRAQGSAPARDSRHKPSLPAGASGREPILEEDYVAASAGEPDPPAANGLPAAGDSLGALGPPDAPGHQAAMPEPEPEPPARRPPLAPELRGVQDYIDMRKERIVYLFLEHWRKWTFRGPGRHAQARLRRLLPRVVAAGARPAPDAADAPQPPAADGPDGRLLRLLKQRQVVGKLLGHWRSLLRQVPARPPGSGLAHGLYWPEHFLPPLDGGAPRRYDSLTLDLFMLGYFQLLEMGLSREERKFRHLLCYEMFDRLGSHPWELIRLFHRVVLEEVEAGRRSWSDGFEDLRCQFFGDSPEAEPAQEDEEAQKEQEEEKKEEEEREPVEKMASAQTVDWPEGQPEAPAPAPQLPTPPPPAAPPPTWDPPGSEAPAEDPLELVSEMGEFSNEDICRYIDRSFSFWKEKEAELFDI, from the exons ATGTACTCCCGGGGGCCTCCAGGCGGGGCCCCCATGCCCT GCACCAAGTCTTTCAACATGATGTCCCCGACGGGTGACAACTCCGAGCTACTGGCTGAGATCAAGGCGGGCAAGAGTCTGAAGCCAACGCCGCAGAGCAAGGGACTGACCACGGTGTTCTCGGGCAGCGGGCAGCCGATCTCCCAG TCCGACTCGCCGCTGCCTCCCGCGTCGCCGGCGCCTTTACGGGCCCGCAGCCCCACCCCGCCCGCCGCGGGGCCCCAGCCTCTGCTCAACGGCAGCGTGGCGCCGGCACCGCCCGCCACCCCGGCGCCCGGCGTGCAGCTCGACGTGGAGGCGCTCATCCCCACGCACGACGAGCAGGGCCGGCCCATCCCGGAGTGGAAGCGGCAGGTGATGGTGCGGAAACTGCAGCTGAAgatgcaggaggaggaggagcagagacggaag CTGACCGCCGCCAGCTCGTGCTGCTACCCCCGCGAGGGCTGGAGGTACTCCAGCGCGCACAACGCCATCCTCGGGCCCTTCGGCGAGCTCATGACCGAAGCCGACATCCTCCGCATCGAGCAGCAAATCGAGAACCTGCAGGTGCTGCACAAGGCGCAGAAGCTGGAGGCGCGCCTGGagcagctggagctggagctggagcagcTGCTGCCCATCTCGGCCGCCCTTTCGGCGCCGCGCTTCACCGTCGACCCGCGCCGCATGCACGGCCGCGCCGCCAGCCTGCCCGCCTGGTGCAGCAAGATCTCCACGCTGCTCAAGAGCATGGCCACGCTGCTGGCCGCGCTGGGCGGCCGGCCCGCGCACTTGGCCGAGCTGCTGGCCGCCGACACGGGCCAGCCGCTGGCCCCGCTGCCCGACGCACCCTGGCGGCCGGGCCCGCTCTGCCTGGGCCGCTCGCACTCGCTGAGCTGGTGCCGCGAGGCCGTGGCGCGCGAGATCTTGGAGTGCGGCGTCTCGGTGCAGCACCTCCGCGCCGTCTACGAGCTGCGCGCCCAGGGCTCGGCGCCCGCGCGCGACTCGCGCCACAAGCCCTCGCTCCCCGCCGGCGCCTCCGGCCGAGAGCCCATCCTCGAGGAGGACTACGTGGCGGCCAGCGCCGGGGAGCCGGACCCCCCCGCCGCCAACGGCTTGCCGGCCGCCGGGGACTCCCTGGGCGCCCTGGGCCCGCCGGACGCTCCCGGCCACCAGGCAGCGAtgcccgagcccgagcccgagccgcCCGCGCGCCGGCCGCCGCTGGCCCCCGAGCTGCGCGGCGTCCAGGACTACATAGATATGCGCAAGGAGCGCATCGTCTACCTCTTCCTGGAGCACTGGCGCAAGTGGACCTTCCGCGGCCCCGGGCGTCACGCCCAGGCGCGCCTACGCAGACTGCTGCCCCGCGTGGTGGCCGCCGGCGCGCGCCCGGCCCCGGACGCCGCCGACGCCCCCCAGCCACCGGCCGCCGACGGCCCCGACGGACGGCTGCTGCGCCTGCTCAAGCAGCGGCAGGTGGTGGGCAAGCTGCTGGGCCACTGGCGGAGCCTGCTGCGGCAggtgcccgcccgcccgccgggcTCGGGCCTGGCGCACGGCCTGTACTGGCCTGAGCACTTCCTGCCGCCCCTCGACGGCGGCGCGCCCCGGCGCTACGACAGCCTCACGCTCGACCTCTTCATGCTCGGCTACTTCCAGCTGCTCGAGATGGGCCTGAGCCGTGAGGAGCGCAAGTTCCGCCACCTGCTGTGCTACGAGATGTTTGACCGGCTGGGCAGCCACCCGTGGGAGCTCATCCGCCTCTTCCACCGCGTGGTGCTCGAGGAGGTGGAGGCTGGTCGGCGCAGCTGGAGCGACGGCTTTGAGGACCTCAGGTGCCAGTTCTTTGGAGACAGCCCAGAGGCCGAGCCAGCCCAGGAAGATGAGGAGGCCCAGAAGgagcaagaagaggaaaaaaaagaggaggaggagagggagccgGTGGAAAAGATGGCTTCGGCTCAGACGGTGGACTGGCCAGAGGGGCAGCCCGAAGCCCCAGCTCCTGCGCCgcagctccccaccccacccccgccggcTGCACCGCCCCCCACATGGGACCCTCCTGGTTCC